A portion of the candidate division WOR-3 bacterium genome contains these proteins:
- a CDS encoding N-acetylneuraminate synthase family protein codes for MKLKDLTKDRTFLIAEAGDNHNGSRDLALYLCDLAKKASCDSVKFQTFITEEVISRGTEKAPYQKRKDESEDMYEMCKKLELSFEDFKIIKNYCDKIGILFFSTPYDIRSAEFLNEIGVPFFKISSTDLNNFYLLDVIAEFKKPVIISTGMADLEEVKKTYEFLKERKVPEIAILQCTSEYPAPFDELNLKVIENFKREFKDAIIGFSDHSEGYLASCIAVSLGAKIIEKHFTLWKGLPGPDHKASLSPEELFLWVKNIRLTEKMLGDGIKRITKSEIEVKKVARRSIYLKRNKRKGEIIEKNDIVALRPIKGITPDRVYEVLGKKLKRDKKKFEPLFEEDLED; via the coding sequence ATGAAACTGAAAGATCTAACAAAAGATAGAACTTTTTTAATAGCAGAAGCAGGTGATAACCATAATGGTTCAAGGGATTTAGCCCTTTATTTATGTGATCTTGCTAAAAAGGCAAGCTGTGATTCTGTTAAATTTCAGACCTTCATAACAGAAGAGGTTATTTCAAGGGGAACAGAGAAAGCACCCTATCAGAAAAGAAAAGATGAATCAGAGGATATGTATGAGATGTGTAAGAAACTGGAACTTTCCTTTGAAGATTTTAAGATTATAAAAAATTACTGTGATAAAATTGGAATTTTATTTTTCTCAACCCCTTATGATATAAGATCAGCAGAATTTTTAAATGAAATTGGTGTTCCATTTTTTAAAATAAGTTCAACAGACTTAAACAACTTTTATCTTCTTGATGTAATAGCAGAATTTAAAAAACCAGTTATAATTTCAACAGGAATGGCAGATTTAGAGGAAGTGAAAAAAACTTACGAATTTTTAAAAGAAAGAAAGGTTCCTGAAATTGCTATACTTCAGTGCACTTCGGAATATCCAGCACCTTTTGATGAACTCAATTTGAAAGTTATTGAAAATTTTAAAAGAGAATTTAAAGATGCAATAATAGGTTTTTCTGACCATTCAGAAGGATACCTTGCAAGTTGTATTGCAGTTTCTCTTGGAGCAAAAATTATTGAAAAACATTTCACTCTATGGAAAGGTCTTCCTGGTCCAGATCATAAGGCTTCCCTTTCACCTGAAGAGCTCTTTTTATGGGTTAAAAATATAAGATTAACAGAAAAAATGCTCGGTGATGGAATTAAAAGAATAACAAAAAGTGAAATTGAAGTAAAAAAAGTTGCAAGAAGATCAATTTATTTGAAAAGAAATAAAAGAAAAGGAGAAATAATTGAAAAGAATGATATTGTAGCTTTAAGACCAATAAAAGGCATAACACCTGATAGAGTTTATGAAGTTTTAGGGAAAAAGTTAAAAAGGGATAAAAAGAAATTTGAGCCCCTTTTTGAAGAGGATTTAGAGGATTAG
- a CDS encoding glycosyltransferase produces MYFLYLFLFFPVFLLFAIFGAYRLWLLLLYRNSEKVKLPQKEIKEFPFVTIQIPIYNEFNVVERIVESAVKIDYPKEKFEIQILDDSTDETKELVDRLVEIKRKEGFNIYVIRRDNRKGFKAGALKNGLKYAKGEFVAIFDADFIIPADFLKRTLPYFENPKVGFVQSKWDYINENENLLTRIQAMLLRTHFWLEQEAKFKSGFFFNFNGTAGIWRKSAIIEAGNWHEDTLAEDLDLSIRSHLKGFKGIFLDDLLVSSELPTDFNAFLIQQKRWTKGTFQVGLKLWKSILKSNLDREDKLNILIHTLSPFLYLLNVIYFAIIWPLSRYSHILFGLLVLFLGMVNLYNIWTIDKKVRKDYLYEWRLKDMFYLIIVFTSFCFEGTKAVLEAIFKKDFIFERTPKKGNGTRKAYSVKYEIGISETLKIFYSFISIFLAFKLKIWGALPWLLLFSLSSLYYFVKHINIFSTNVAIEKNVLTKR; encoded by the coding sequence ATGTATTTTCTTTATTTATTTTTATTTTTTCCGGTCTTTTTGTTATTTGCCATCTTTGGGGCATATAGACTTTGGCTTTTACTTCTTTACAGAAATTCAGAAAAAGTAAAATTGCCCCAGAAGGAAATTAAGGAATTTCCCTTTGTTACAATTCAGATACCAATTTATAATGAGTTTAATGTAGTGGAAAGAATAGTGGAGAGTGCTGTAAAAATTGATTATCCAAAGGAAAAATTCGAAATTCAAATTCTTGATGATTCAACCGATGAAACAAAGGAACTTGTTGATAGACTTGTTGAAATTAAGAGAAAAGAAGGATTTAATATTTACGTAATAAGAAGAGATAATAGAAAGGGATTCAAAGCAGGAGCACTTAAAAATGGACTTAAATATGCAAAAGGAGAGTTTGTGGCAATATTTGATGCTGATTTTATAATACCCGCTGATTTTTTAAAAAGAACCCTTCCCTATTTTGAAAACCCAAAGGTTGGTTTTGTTCAAAGTAAATGGGATTATATAAATGAAAATGAAAACTTACTTACAAGAATTCAGGCAATGCTTTTAAGAACTCATTTCTGGCTTGAGCAGGAGGCAAAGTTTAAAAGTGGTTTCTTCTTTAATTTTAACGGAACTGCTGGAATATGGAGAAAATCTGCTATAATTGAAGCAGGTAACTGGCATGAAGATACCCTTGCAGAAGACCTTGATTTATCAATAAGAAGTCACCTTAAAGGATTCAAGGGGATTTTTTTAGATGATCTTTTAGTTTCTTCTGAATTACCCACAGATTTTAATGCTTTTTTAATTCAGCAAAAAAGGTGGACAAAAGGAACTTTTCAGGTCGGTCTGAAGCTATGGAAAAGCATTTTGAAATCAAATTTAGATAGAGAGGATAAACTTAATATTTTAATCCATACCCTTTCACCTTTCCTTTACCTTTTAAATGTAATCTACTTTGCTATTATTTGGCCTTTATCAAGATATTCACATATACTCTTTGGACTTCTTGTTCTTTTTCTTGGTATGGTAAATTTATATAACATATGGACAATAGATAAAAAAGTAAGAAAAGATTACTTATATGAGTGGAGACTTAAAGATATGTTTTATTTGATAATAGTTTTTACTTCTTTCTGTTTTGAAGGAACAAAAGCTGTTCTTGAAGCAATTTTCAAAAAGGATTTTATTTTTGAAAGAACTCCAAAAAAGGGAAATGGGACAAGAAAAGCTTACTCTGTAAAATATGAGATAGGTATATCAGAAACTTTAAAAATTTTCTATTCCTTTATTTCCATTTTTTTAGCTTTCAAACTGAAAATCTGGGGTGCGCTTCCATGGCTTTTACTTTTTTCTTTAAGTAGCCTTTATTACTTTGTAAAACATATTAATATTTTTAGTACAAATGTAGCAATAGAAAAAAACGTTCTTACAAAAAGATAG
- a CDS encoding heparan-alpha-glucosaminide N-acetyltransferase domain-containing protein, with amino-acid sequence MKDKKRFLFLDLLRGIAVIEMINGHSLDALLSISQKSSLFYQTWMHVRGYTAPLFLFASGISFALSTIDRKEYLVFSEKLFTRIRRILFIILLGYTLHLPYFSLRKILLYSKFNDWNNFFNVDILQCIGVSLLILQFFYFITKKEKFFLITNFFLIFIFSILSFFINKGFEPNLPLFFYKYFKNSNFPLTPFSIYLFSGFFLGYLVIKKENKNLYFIIFALINFLVYLLLKSFTSFVASIYFKIFNLTLLSLILYQFENKENKFLNIIKIVGMESLFVYYSHLLVVYGSAFNKTSLKSLFSGSLSFFEIYLIIFTLIFLFTFISLFWNYLKREKKNLSNVIKYSIYFYFLFNLLLRPY; translated from the coding sequence GTGAAAGATAAAAAAAGGTTTTTATTCCTTGACCTTTTAAGAGGTATCGCTGTTATTGAAATGATTAACGGACATTCCCTTGATGCTTTACTCTCAATTTCCCAGAAATCATCCCTCTTTTACCAAACCTGGATGCATGTTAGAGGATACACTGCTCCCCTTTTTCTTTTTGCTTCAGGAATAAGCTTTGCTTTATCAACAATAGATAGAAAAGAATACCTTGTTTTTTCTGAAAAATTATTTACAAGAATAAGAAGAATACTTTTTATTATTTTACTTGGTTATACCCTTCATCTTCCCTATTTTTCCTTAAGAAAAATATTATTATATTCAAAATTTAATGATTGGAATAATTTCTTTAATGTTGATATCCTTCAATGTATAGGAGTAAGCCTATTAATACTTCAATTTTTTTATTTTATTACCAAAAAGGAGAAATTTTTTTTAATTACAAACTTTTTTTTAATTTTTATTTTTTCAATTTTAAGTTTCTTTATTAATAAAGGATTTGAACCTAATTTACCCCTCTTCTTTTATAAATATTTTAAAAATTCAAACTTTCCCTTAACACCCTTTTCCATATACCTTTTTTCAGGTTTTTTTCTCGGATATTTAGTGATAAAAAAAGAAAATAAAAATCTTTATTTCATAATTTTTGCATTAATAAATTTTTTAGTATACCTTTTATTAAAATCTTTTACAAGTTTTGTCGCCTCTATTTATTTTAAAATCTTTAACTTAACCCTTTTATCCTTAATTTTATATCAATTTGAAAATAAAGAAAATAAATTCTTGAATATTATAAAAATCGTCGGAATGGAATCACTTTTTGTATATTATTCACATCTATTAGTTGTTTATGGTTCTGCTTTCAATAAAACTTCTTTAAAATCACTTTTTTCAGGCTCTTTAAGTTTTTTTGAAATCTATCTAATAATTTTTACTCTTATATTCCTTTTTACCTTTATATCACTTTTCTGGAATTATCTTAAAAGAGAAAAGAAAAATTTATCAAATGTGATTAAATATTCAATTTACTTTTATTTTCTTTTTAACTTGCTTTTAAGACCATACTAA
- a CDS encoding acylneuraminate cytidylyltransferase family protein: MKNKLLCIIPARASSRRLKNKNIYPLLGKPLILYTIEEALKSGIFDRIVISTDSEEIKKLSLEKGVDVIKRPAKLSGDKAKIISAVFHVLKKLKEEFNYIFLLQPTSPLRDKNDILKAFDKIKRERADFLVSVTDFEKPFKWAIYKKNKFFDFYFSKKFRKKLFLPNGAIFIAKQKALLKEKTFYGKKLTIYYMPREKSIDIDTIYDLKMTEIILKLKNETERSNKR, from the coding sequence TTGAAGAATAAATTGCTCTGTATAATACCTGCAAGAGCCTCTTCAAGGAGGCTTAAAAATAAAAATATCTATCCACTTCTTGGAAAACCACTTATCTTATATACAATTGAAGAGGCATTAAAAAGCGGGATTTTTGATAGAATAGTTATCTCAACTGATTCTGAGGAAATAAAAAAATTAAGTTTAGAAAAAGGTGTAGATGTTATCAAGAGGCCTGCAAAATTATCAGGTGACAAAGCAAAAATTATAAGTGCAGTATTTCATGTTTTAAAAAAATTAAAAGAAGAATTTAACTATATATTTTTATTACAACCAACATCACCTTTAAGGGATAAAAACGATATATTAAAGGCTTTTGATAAAATAAAAAGGGAAAGAGCTGATTTTCTTGTAAGTGTTACTGATTTTGAAAAACCTTTTAAATGGGCAATTTATAAAAAAAACAAATTCTTTGATTTTTACTTCTCAAAGAAATTCAGAAAAAAACTATTTTTACCAAATGGAGCTATTTTTATAGCAAAGCAAAAAGCTCTTTTAAAGGAAAAAACCTTTTATGGAAAAAAATTAACCATATACTATATGCCAAGGGAAAAATCTATTGATATAGACACAATATATGATTTAAAAATGACTGAAATTATTTTAAAATTAAAAAATGAAACTGAAAGATCTAACAAAAGATAG
- a CDS encoding radical SAM protein, with translation MKKNFKILLVNPWVTDFSLYDFWIKPLGLLVLGSILKREGFKVFLLDFLDRHNPFFREKLGEKDLKKIKDKSFSTGKFPSKEIEKPSLLKDIKRKYKIYGWYENILRDYLKNFDNFDYILITSGMTYWYPGIRKTIDFLKEFYPQSIYILGGRYVFLCREHAEKNFYDTIIISERKIKNILEKLSKIMDVEIDIDKYLKRDNICFDIYFDYPILKHFAILRSFGCPFSCSYCVSNLLFPEFYELGDEKIIDEIERINKIKKAKDLAFYDDALLYPKEKFKNFLKKLIEKNLDIRIHTPNAIHARYIDEEMAYLLKKANFKTIRIGFETINEEKLKNKWSKKLTLKHFEDAITNLRKAGFDEIGCYVLIGTEDDDFDEILKSYEYLYNKKIKIYPAQFSPVPSTNFFDKDTDPLLSNKSIYFKGNKDIGFELYEKIKDFAKILNKNIKENLSFKELMKKFFN, from the coding sequence ATGAAAAAGAATTTTAAAATTCTCCTTGTAAATCCCTGGGTGACTGATTTTTCTTTATATGATTTCTGGATCAAACCCCTTGGTCTTTTAGTGCTGGGTAGTATTTTAAAAAGAGAGGGTTTTAAGGTTTTTCTTCTTGATTTTCTTGATAGGCACAATCCCTTTTTCAGGGAAAAATTAGGTGAAAAAGATTTAAAGAAAATAAAGGATAAAAGTTTCAGTACCGGAAAGTTCCCCTCAAAAGAAATTGAAAAACCCTCTTTATTAAAGGATATAAAAAGAAAATATAAAATTTATGGGTGGTATGAAAATATTTTAAGAGATTATTTAAAAAATTTTGATAATTTTGATTACATTCTTATAACAAGTGGAATGACTTACTGGTATCCTGGGATAAGAAAAACAATTGATTTTTTGAAGGAATTCTATCCTCAATCTATATACATACTTGGAGGAAGGTATGTTTTTCTATGCAGAGAACATGCTGAAAAAAATTTTTACGATACAATTATTATTTCTGAAAGAAAAATAAAGAATATTTTGGAAAAATTATCAAAAATAATGGATGTAGAAATTGATATTGATAAGTATTTAAAAAGGGATAATATCTGTTTTGACATTTATTTTGATTATCCAATTTTAAAACATTTTGCAATTTTAAGGTCCTTTGGGTGTCCTTTCAGTTGTTCCTATTGCGTATCAAACCTTTTGTTTCCAGAGTTTTATGAGCTTGGGGATGAAAAGATAATAGATGAGATAGAAAGAATAAATAAAATTAAGAAAGCAAAAGATTTAGCCTTTTATGATGATGCACTTTTGTACCCTAAGGAAAAATTTAAAAATTTTTTAAAAAAATTAATAGAAAAAAATCTTGATATAAGAATTCACACTCCCAATGCAATTCATGCAAGGTATATAGATGAGGAGATGGCTTATCTTTTAAAGAAGGCAAATTTTAAAACAATAAGAATAGGATTTGAAACAATTAATGAGGAAAAACTTAAAAACAAATGGTCAAAAAAGCTTACTTTAAAACACTTTGAGGATGCAATTACAAATTTAAGGAAGGCTGGATTTGATGAGATAGGTTGCTATGTTCTTATAGGAACTGAGGATGATGATTTTGATGAAATTTTGAAGAGTTACGAATATCTTTATAATAAAAAGATAAAAATTTATCCTGCTCAATTTTCACCTGTGCCTTCAACAAATTTTTTTGATAAAGATACGGACCCTCTTCTTTCAAATAAATCCATTTATTTTAAAGGTAATAAGGATATAGGTTTTGAACTTTACGAAAAAATAAAAGATTTTGCAAAAATTTTAAATAAGAATATAAAAGAAAACCTTTCTTTCAAGGAACTTATGAAAAAATTTTTTAATTGA